Genomic window (Musa acuminata AAA Group cultivar baxijiao chromosome BXJ1-9, Cavendish_Baxijiao_AAA, whole genome shotgun sequence):
CAGCCTTCACAAGGGCCTTATTTTGTGGATAAACAAAGTTCTTAGTATTTAGGGAATGAATACAAGCTGCCTTCCCGTGAACAACATATCATTTTCATGAACTTTCTCTAGAAAGGTTTACGTGGACCAGTTTTGCACCATGATAGAACAGAACCACCTGTTCATGCACCTTTGACATCATCTGCATGCATCAGCTGCCGAAAGTTGGCAGAAGACATCATGTTTACTTGTTATCAAACTGAATATTTTTTCTTGAGTGAGGTGCATGCATCTATCTGCTTAGAAATATTAGGCTCAGGTAATTTGTGTGAGCAGAAGCTTTTTGTTCACATGCATCCAAAACTGCCATACAACGCATGTTGAGAATTATGGAGGATAAAGCAACACATCATAGAGGCAAGAAAAAGTTGGAGACAATCGTGCACACAGCTTTGTCCATCACTAATCAAACATGGTTCATATGGTGTAGATTAACAAGAATCTTTAGCCGCTGTATATTGCAGTGGTAAGaaaccaaaagaaagaaaaaaggataGCATAGTTCAGAGGATGGTGAAAGGATAAGAGCTAATACTGATGAAGGGTTTGCTAAAACCTATACCTATAGCTTAATAACACAGTCCACTGAGTCATGCGTAGATTTTGGATCTGTCAATGCCCATCTCAACATTGCCGACATGGATGTCATCATCTGCAATGAACTTGCCCCAGAACCAGTGGGCCTTCCAGACGAGGATCATCTCTTCAATGGGGACGTTCTTGGTCTCGGGAAGGAAAAGGGCGATGAAGATGGTCATGATGAGCACCCATCCACCAAAGAAATAGAAGAGACCAAACTTCATGTGGCAGAGCATGGCCAGGAATGCTTGGGCGATGACGAAGGTGAAGAGCATGTTGACGGATACGTTGATGCTCTGCCCCGCCGATCTGATCTCCAGGGGAAATATCTCGCTGGGAACCAGCCATCCGAGGGGACCCCAAGACCATGCAAATCCAGCGACGTAGACGCAAATAAACAGCACCACGAATGCAGCGTAGGCCTTGGAAAAGTGGCCCTCCCCGCTGGTACCGAATTTGATTGCAATTAAGGTTCCAACAATGATCTGCATCCCAAAATGAGTAACGTAGCTCATGAAAAGCTGAATTATTAGTGAAAGAAGAACTCCCTCTTCTGAAGACTGATCATGGAGAGGAATCAAGTCCTAGATGTATTCGTACCTGACAAACAAGCATCTGACATCCTCCCTGCAAGAACAATTTCCTGCGGCCGAGCTTGTCGGCGGTGAAGATGGAGACGAAGGTGGCGAACACGTTCACGAGGCCAGTGATCACGGCAGACATGAGAGAAGCATCGTCACCGAAACCGATAGTCTTAAACAGCACGGGGGCGTAAAACATGATCACGTTGATGCCGGTGAGCTGCTGGAAGAAGGGGATGAGGATGGTCATGGTGAGCTGAGGACGGTACTTCCTCTTCACGATGTTGGCCCACGGGTGCTTCACCCGGTTCGACTCTTGGCTGGCAGCGACCAAGTCGTCGTACTCCTCATCGATGTCGTCGGTGCCGCGGATGCGGCGAAGCATGTGCTTGGCCTCCTCGGGGTGGCCGCGCTCGATGAGGGAGTTGGGGGTGTCGGGCAGAAAGAGGGCGCCGAGGCTGATGATGCCAGCGGGGACGGCGGCAAGCGCGAGGCTGACGCGCCACCCCCACCCGCCCTCGATCTTAGACGTGCCGTAGTTGATGAGGTTGGCGGCGAGGATGCCGATGGTGATCATGAGCTGGAACCCGATGTTGAGCATGCCGCGGAGTCGAGCAGGCGCCATCTCCGACAGGTACACGGGAACGGACTGcgaagataaaatatttatatatgaagagagattaaaatataagattaaataatctaacaatataaatttttagattaaattgatgTCTGACTTAAAATATATTAAACTCATATTTGTCATTGAAAGCTCGCTTCCAAAATACTTTCTCTGCTTTAATATTCTAACAAAGCTCCAAGATTTAGTCAACTTTGACAAGTAAAGGGTCGGTGGACTGCAAGTACACAAGTTGGCATCGTGCCACTTGTTGAAATTTTCGAAGACCCATAAAGAATATAATCACTATAATAAGATCGCATCAAAATTATCTCACCAAAAAACTAAAATTTGGTATCGAAAATTACCCCCACGGCTTACCTGGTTGGCGAAGCCGACGCCGACGCCGAGGAGGATGCGGCCGAGGATGAGCATGAGGACGTTCTTAGCAGCGCCGTTGAGTGCGGCGCCAATAAGGAAGACGAGCCCTCCGCCGAACATGGACCACTTACGGCCGAACGTCCTCGTGACCGTCGACGCGAAGAAGGAGGCGATCAACGCCGCCAGATACAGCGATGACGTGAAGGTGGTCAGCAGCTGGCTGTCGAACTTGCAGTACTGGTTGGTGCTCTTGTCCGACTTCTCCTTCCTGTACACCTCCGGGAAGAACTTTTCCAGGAACGAGTCCATCGACGTCACCCCACCTACACTCCACCAATCCAAATCCCCCCTCCCCCGTCAGATCCAAACGAGATAAAAAGGACACAAAAGCAGTAAGATCGAAACAACTAGTTGCAAGATCCAAAGTCGCACCGGAGATGCCGATATCGTAGCCGAAGATGAGACCGCCGGTGGCAGCGACAACGCAGGTGAGGAAGACGAAGAGAGTGAGCTTCCCCGGGTAGTCTTTTCCACCCCTGGTGTTGACGATCGCACCCCCCGCCATTGTTTCCGCCGGACCTCCGAAAACTATACCCACACTAGgatcgcagagagagagagagagagagagaagaggaagacGAGAAGAGATGAGGATGAGAGGTAAGAGGGTGGGAAGGGTGCCCATATATATAATGGGAGGAAGAGAGAATCCGTGACGACTGTAATTGGTGCGGGATTTAGCCTACCTTATCGGGTGCAAAGCGTATGGAGTTGCGGCGATCCGCGTACCGACACAGACCGTCGGATCTTGACCGTCGGTTGCAGGCTGGAGACTTCAGAATTAGATACACCAATCAACGTAAAGGACTAGGAATTGGATCCGATGGATCCTCCACTCCCACGATTTCTTATGATCTAATCAAAGGTTTCCTTGTGAGACGTTGGACTCTAAATCTCAATCTTCGGTAAAGGATTCCTAGGAACGTTTTATTAGAGAAACTGGGGTTGACTAAATCGCCTCAaaatttatgatttatgtaatcaAACAACGGATCTTTGATTATACTATATTCATGGAAGATTAGGATGAGAGGGAGCCTTGGGACATTGATGATAGTTTATTGTCAGCGGAGATTGAGCGTGAAGTAATCAATCAAATAAGCTTGCAGGAGACTTGCAACGGCACATGATGACCACGCGACCGCCAACGGCTAAGACAAAGAGGATATGGACGATGACGAGGTCATTATGTGGTTTCGGCTTTCCTTGCGTGGGTTTTCCCAAAGGAATGGGTGATTTGACACCACCTTACGAATCTTAACGTGGCGAATCAATTCGATTAGCCGTCGTTGATTCTTCCTCCCCATTCTGATTCTTGGGGAATTCTAAACAAGGAAAAAGACGTCAAGAAGATGACGTATATTTATGTATCTTACGCGGCCATTCTACCAAAAATGCAACTCTGATGCGGACATTGGCGGATACACAGAATCAACAGTAGACGATGACATCTACTGGTCTTTCTCTGTGAATGACGAGTCTCTGCGTATGGTAGAGATGGAGATCAAGCGATTGTTTATGCACATGAGAATTAAACAGTGCAAGTAGGTTGAGTGTTGAAGAAGCGTCCCTCCGTTTCTGTGTGAATCAGAGAGAAGCTGAAGAGGACACAGATTTCCTGGTCTGATACCCAGCCAAAACAACTCTCCTATGTTTGTACTCGAGAGTTGGGTTGACTTTGATTTCCGATTCAATGGTGTGAATCCACTAAGCATTGTTGCTTGTTTTATGAGATCCGTGGCTGAGCTTTGAAAGACGGAGTCTGCCCCTCCGCTTGATAGTTCATTTCGTGCTATAGTTCAGATGGCAAGCAACCAAGTCCTTATCCTTACCGCGGAGACGACGAAAGCATTCCCAATGCACCGGCCATATCCCTCCACTTTGGTCAAACCGCGTTAGGATCCATCAATTCCCGGTGACAAAACGTTGCCTATTCTGTTCTATCCTATTCTGTTCACTTGCTTCAGCTTCTGCCGCTTGTGCTGCCAAAGTGGGATCGGCTTGACTTGGAAGTCGACGGGGACGAGaaacttaaaaaaaattgatggatCGTTGACGGAAGTAATAATTCCAAAAAACTAATTGCTTAAATGTTTGCGTTATTTgtatgttttttttgtttttttagacATCTAGATTGAAATATACAATAGATATTTGAATTGAAATATACCATTCATAGGGGAAATGTGCCAACCCAGTTATCATAAGAAGTTCGGGGCTCCCAGGCAGGCCATACAGAGATCCTCTGGAATCCGAATTAAGCCGGGTTATTCAACTATTATCGCCATTTTCCTAAAATTAGGAGTGAAACAGGTTCATGATATAGGTAATGTTGGTGTAGCAACATTCATTGAGCACCACAAGTACCATTTTGAGAAGACGATATCATATACCATTGAAGGCATGCTATATTCAATGGATGTAAGAAAAATCTAAACCTGGCCTATAATGTATTGATGTACCATAAGTATGCACCATTTTGAGAAGACGATATCATATACCATTGTAGGCATCCTCCATTCAATTGATGGAAGAAAAAGGTAAGCCTGGCCTACAATGTATTGATGTACGGATAAAGATAGCTACAGATATGAGcattgttgaatcttaaattttgatgatgaaattaattgatagtgtttattatttgatctgtgttttgagtgatgcaggatgcttcgatcagggagagataattaaagcgggaagaatcatattgggccggagaaaaacatgtcagaagattggacgtcgagctgaaagattggtcgacgtatcgatagaagactttgggctatgagttcgggcatcgggccaagaagagcacatATTGtaccaagaaaatcagagttgcgaaggtcaattggccgattgggcaataagccgcaagagaggatgatgcgtcgaagaatcggatgaagcgtcgatgaaccaataacatgccggataatatttgattagcttagtaataattgtctagatcgaagtaggttttaactatgcaggattaactaggatagcaaggcataaagcaaaatgaagtcttagagtcaagggcacgatttcgttgggagttcgagagttcgtcggaagtccggacgttcgttagaagttctgcctgaattgaccgagaagtccacaagcttaccaaaaaagctcatcggaaatcgccaagaagatcgtcgtgaagtccaggtacttgccgggagtctattggaacattattaagagatcgtcagaagttcgtcggaagattgtcagaagctcaccgaaagaaacctagacttatgacttgtttagcttagtaaatgttttaaatttcgtagttagcatataattgatatTAGAATTAGGCTAACCTAATTAGGAGCCAGTTGGGTGGACTATGTTAGGCCAATGAAAGGCCTAaataatgacccaataggtggcaccgtcgtggcatagtctccgagactatatcaggtggtagtaccgctagtctaggcgatggtaccgcccagacatagtctccaagagactgtcaagcgatggtaccacctagtgtcagtgctataggtggtggtaccacccgtacccggaaaacccgggataagacatttttaagttccaagtttgaatcaatttgaagcctataaatacccctctcatcccaagTTAATATACACAAAaaatgagagtgaaaaagaaagaaaatggtgttgtaatcttgtgtgaactcctctcaaagatctaaatGTTACtatagtttgagagatgagtaaatgagggtgtaaaggttctctcctaaagtctgcaaaaggagaatagagttgtaagaaggaggttgatcttcgcttattaaaggaagatcgttagtggatgccgatggccttgacggaagaggaattagtggagtagatgtagatcatgacgattgaaccactataactcgatttgcatttactttttgcaATTTACAATTACTGCAAACTACCCTTCTTTACTCCCActactctacttcctcattacacgcttacgtaagtgtttttaagttaaatatattttcgatcgattttaatcatacaaagatttttcaaactgatgtttttaccactatactaattcactctcctctcttagtgttgacttaTTCCTAATAGACATAACTCAGATCAAAGCACCTATAGTTGGTACTCGATTGAGATGGAGTACCTAAAGTGCTAGTACTCTAAATACTTGAGAATTAGAGTGGAGTCTTACACATAGGCACTCATCATGATGTAAAGGTTGCTAGTGAGCTTTGGGTCCATACTTATTGTCTCCCCTAAGGAAAGAGATGAATACACACTCTCTTGTTGTCTTAGGATATCCAAGGATAGGACTTCAACTCTTTAGATTATACTACCATAGACTTTATTGGTTTTACTTAAGTTATGCGATACCTTTGTATGTCCATTCGTAAAATGTCAGTCTCCCCAAAATCTCTTATAGTCCCtcaaggacctacaaaagaaagGATGAGTTAGAATAAACATTTAACTCAAGATCTCACAAATagatatttcagcaaacacttaatgaataatataaattataaatatagacttcGTAAGCTCTAATTGATCACATAATAAAGAATCTAAGATAGTCCACTATAGCCAAAAGTCTTTACAAATGCTCACATGACTTTATTGTGAAACAAAACAACGAACTAACCCTAAACACTATCCTAAAGGCTTATTCAGTTATGTGTCACTTGGGTAGCTCTAAGGTGTTGTATTGGTTCACACTTGCATCACTCTATAGAGCTAGAAAATCTCTAAAATAATTGCTTGGATGACCTATTTTTGGATAGTTTTACCTATACATGGCAACTGCACATAACTTATGTTTACAAATCTAAGACAATTATAAAAATCAACTAAAATGAGATTGTCAAACTTAATGCAAGCCCTCTATATGATATACAAAGCATAAAAAAATCgaaagatatatacatatataaatattatattgaacACTCTTTGTATAAATTTATCTATGACAACAGATTGGCTGAGAGAATAAGACTTGAACAATACAGAAGAAGATATCTTCCCAACCTGATATAAAAGAATGAGGGATGATACTTCAGAGTTGAGGAATAAGATGTGAGGATTGAAAGCTAAAAAGGCTTCTAGCGAGGTCTCAGATCGTAGAGTGTGCCCCATTACTATGAAGAGGCTTCTTATAGCCTTAAAGCATCACTTTAACTTTCAAGTGTCTCATCGATGGCTTCTTACCTAATTTTCTCACACAAGTAACGTCTCGTCACTTATCAATCTTTCAAGTGACCTGTCAATTTTTCCCACTCATTGAGGCATTAACTAGCACAAACGTTTATCGCTAGTGCTAGCATCAAATATATGCACAATGCATTATTCTTGAGCCaagtataaaaaaattatctGATGCACCTTCCTTGGGATAAACATCAAAAGTCATCCAATGTGTCATTATCAGACAAACCATTAAAGATTACCTAATATGTCATTCTCTAGCTAAGTATCAAAGATATTCTCACCCTTCTCAAGCTAAGCATTGAAAAATGTTTGATGTGTTCTTTCTCGGGCTGAGTATTGAATGTTATTTGATATGTATTTCTTGAGCTAAGCATTGAAAGTTGCTTAATGTCTCTCTTGGGATAAGCAACGAAGGTCACCCCAATATACCTGTCACGGCCTAAGCATCAAAGGTCACCTCGATGTGCCTCTCTCAGGCTAAGCACCAAAAGTCACCTAATGCATTCTCCTTAGGTCAAGCATCAAAAGTCACATGATGCACCCGTATTGGGCAAAACATCAAAGATTGCCCTATACGTCTTTATTGGGCTAAGCATGAAAGTCGATCAATGCATTCTTAGGCTAAGCATCAAAGATTGTTTGATCAATCCTTCTTAGACTAAATATCGAAAGTTACTCGATGCGCCCTTCTCACCACTCCTTGGGCTACATATCAAAGATTGTTTGATGTGTCCTTCTCGTGTTAAACATCGAAAATCACTCGATGTGCCCTCTCTAGCTTAGCATAAAAGGTTATCATATATGATTTTCTCATAATAAGTA
Coding sequences:
- the LOC135592395 gene encoding sugar transport protein MST3-like, which produces MAGGAIVNTRGGKDYPGKLTLFVFLTCVVAATGGLIFGYDIGISGGVTSMDSFLEKFFPEVYRKEKSDKSTNQYCKFDSQLLTTFTSSLYLAALIASFFASTVTRTFGRKWSMFGGGLVFLIGAALNGAAKNVLMLILGRILLGVGVGFANQSVPVYLSEMAPARLRGMLNIGFQLMITIGILAANLINYGTSKIEGGWGWRVSLALAAVPAGIISLGALFLPDTPNSLIERGHPEEAKHMLRRIRGTDDIDEEYDDLVAASQESNRVKHPWANIVKRKYRPQLTMTILIPFFQQLTGINVIMFYAPVLFKTIGFGDDASLMSAVITGLVNVFATFVSIFTADKLGRRKLFLQGGCQMLVCQIIVGTLIAIKFGTSGEGHFSKAYAAFVVLFICVYVAGFAWSWGPLGWLVPSEIFPLEIRSAGQSINVSVNMLFTFVIAQAFLAMLCHMKFGLFYFFGGWVLIMTIFIALFLPETKNVPIEEMILVWKAHWFWGKFIADDDIHVGNVEMGIDRSKIYA